Proteins co-encoded in one Planctomycetota bacterium genomic window:
- a CDS encoding ATP-binding cassette domain-containing protein: protein MARVDIENVRKVYDGGVEAVKGINLNIKDEELVVLVGPSGCGKSTTLRMVAGLEEITSGTISIGGNVVNNVAPKDRDIAMVFQNYALYPHMT from the coding sequence ATGGCACGCGTAGATATCGAAAACGTCCGCAAGGTTTACGATGGTGGCGTTGAAGCCGTCAAGGGCATCAACCTTAACATCAAGGACGAAGAGTTGGTCGTGCTCGTCGGCCCGTCGGGCTGCGGCAAGTCGACGACGCTCCGCATGGTCGCCGGGCTCGAGGAGATCACCTCCGGCACCATCTCCATCGGCGGCAACGTCGTGAACAACGTCGCCCCCAAGGACCGCGACATCGCCATGGTGTTCCAGAACTACGCCCTGTACCCGCACATGACG